The genome window GGAGTGGTTACCCACCGGGTATCAATTGTATCTTTCTTCATATTTACGGTTTCTATAAGTCCCGATACGCTGGGCTTATCCTGTCGCGACGTGTTCATTCGTGGTTCCCTCGCGGCTTCGCCGAGTTCTGAATTATGAGTGCTGAGGTCTGAGTTGTATTTGAACTCATCATTCAGTACTGAGCATTCATCATTCATCATTGGTTTCCTCCCAGTTTTTTCTGCACCAGCTTTTCGAGCTTCTTCAGATCTTCATCGGGCGTTGGCAGATTTTCCGGCATGATACCGCCCAGCTCTTCAATGGTCTCAAACTCTGTAACCCACTCTTCCAGTTTCTGTTCCAGCAATTTCGCATCGGGCAGCGAGAGCTGATATTCTGAAGCATAGATCGCCGTATCTTGGGGGAGCGTCATTTCGACCACGCCTTGGTTGCGAGCCGGGCAGAGCAAAATTCCGATTGACGGATTTTCATCGGGCCGTTTTTCATATCGATCGTAGTAGTTCACATACATTTGAAGCTGCCCGAGATCGCGGTGAGTCATCTTTTCTGTTTTCAGCTCAATCACCACAAAACAGCGAAGCAGTCGGTTGTAAAAGACCAGGTCGGCAAAGAACTCATCCTCCTCGATGAGAAGGCGTTTTTGCCGAGCCACAAAGGTGTAGCCATTACCCAGTTCAAGAAGAAACTCCTGAAGATGGGTAATCAGAGCAGACTCCAAATCGTGTTCATAATAGGACGCCTGTTTATCAAGTCCGAGAAACTCCAGATACATCGGATCTTTAACGATTTCCCGAGCTGTTTCAGGCAGGCGCTGTTCACGAGCCACGGCCATTACAGACTCTTTGTCACTGCTGAGAAGAAGCCGTTCGTAGAGCTGTGCGTGTATCTGCCGTTCAAGTTCTTTGCCGTTCCAATTGTTTTTGGCAGTTTCCAGTTCATAGAACTCACGTTTCGATTCATCGCCAATCCGCATCAGGAGGCGATATTGGAACCAGTTGAATTGCGAACGCAGCGTGTTCGCAATTGGATAGGTGCGATAAAACTGTCGGGCAAGTTCGAGCTGGCGCTTGGAGAATCCCGTCCCAAAATCGGCTTCGAGATTTATGGCAAGATTCTGAACAAGATATGAGCCGTATTCGGCCCGATCTTTTTCCTGCTGTTCTTCCACAAATATCCGTTCACCCAGCTTCCAGTACATTTCAACCCGATGAAACTCAACAGAGCGAACAGCAGTTGCCTGAGCTGTTGCAATAATGGCACGGATATCCCGAAGAAAATTGAGGTTCAGATTTTCTGGAACGCCTTTCATCGCTCAATCTCCTTCAACTTCTCCGACATCTTCACCCGCACCGCTGCCAGCTCTTTTTCCAGAGCATCAATTTCCACCTGAACCGCATCGATATCGATTTCTTCCTCTTCCTCAAAGGTGTCCACATAGCGGGGGATGTTGAGGTTAAAGTCGTTTTCCTTGATCTCGGCGAATGGAGCCAGGTGTGCGTATTTCTCGATTTCTTTGCGCTCTTTATACGTGCGCATAATCTTATCGATATGCTCAGTGCTTAGCGTATTCTGATTCTTGCCCGACACAAACTCGCGGCTGGCATCAATAAAGAGCACCTGGGAGCGCGCAGCCCCAGCTGCGCCTGAAACTTTGCGGAGCTGGGGCTCCGCGTTCCCGGGCTCCGCGCTCCCGGGCTCCGCACTCCCTGCGCACTCTCTACTCCGATCAAAGACCAGAATCGCAACCGGAATATTGGTGGTCGGGAACAGATTGCCCGGCAGGCCGATCACGGCGTCCAGCAGGTTTTCCTCGATCATTTTTTGGCGGATACGGCCTTCGGCTGCCCCTCGGAACAACACGCCATGGGGAACCACCACGGCAACATGGCCCTGCTTTTCGAGAGCGGTTTCCACCATGTGACTGATAAAGGCCCAGTCGCCTTTACTCTTGGGCGGGATACCACGCCAGAAGCGGTTGTACTGATCGCTCTCGGCATTTTCGGCACCCCACTTATCCAGCGAGAACGGCGGATTGGCCACCACGCAGTTGAATTTCATGAGCCGGTCGTTTTCAATCAGCAGCGGGCTGTTCAGGGTGTCGCACCATTCCACCCGGGCACTGTCAAAACTGTGCAGGAACATGTTCATGCGGCAGAGCGCCCATGTGCTGCCGTTGGATTCCTGCCCGAAGAGGGCAAAGTTGCGACCTGCCTGTACATCGCTTCCCGCTTGTTTAGCGACTTCGGCCGCAGCCTGAACCAAAAGGCCGCCCGATCCGCAGGCCGGGTCACAGATACGATCGCCCGGCTTCGGGCCTGCCAGCTTGGCCACCAGCTCGGTCACCTTCAGTGGGGTAAAGAACTCTCCGGCCTTCTTTCCAGAGTCGGAGGCAAAGCGCTCAATCAGGTAAATATAGGTATTACCTATCACATCCTCAGAAACGAGGCTGGGCTTCATGTTGAGTTGCGGTTTGTTGAAATCCTCCAGTAGCTGTTTCAGACGGCGGTTGCGGTCCTTGGTTTTTCCAAGATTGGCTTCGCTGTTGAAGTCGATATTACGGAACACCCCTTCGAGTTTGCTCTTGTTGCTCTCTTCAATATGGTCGAGCACGATGTTAATCAGCTCACCGATGTTGGCGGCGGACCGGCGTTCATACAGGCTGTAATAGGTGGCGGGGAATTCATCCAACAGCGTTTCTTCGCCGGTTTGGTTGTTTTTCTCAATCAGTTTGATGACCGGAAGCATGAAGCGTTCACGTTCCAGCTTTCGGAGAATACGAACTTCGTCGTCGCCGTATTGCTCCTGATATGCTGAGTAGTGATCCTGCCATACATCGGATATGTATTTTAAGAACAGCATCACGAGGATGTAGTCTTTGTACTGCGCCGGATCAACAACCCCCCGGAAGGTGTCGCACGCCGCCCATGCCGCGTTGTTGATGTCTTTTTGATCAATCTTACTGCTCATGTTTATTCTCCTTTTACAAACTGCATTAGTACGGTTGAAATGTATTGTTCCCGCTTATCGGCCAGCGTATGAAGCAGGGTTTGTTCACGAGCAGACAGCGTGGCCAGCTCTACGATGTTTTTCTGTTTTTCCAGACTTGGAAGTGCCACCTCCAGATCTTCAATGGCCTGCTTGCTGATCATTTTCTGAACCGTCCCTTTGGCCCGGCTGGTCAAAAAAATCTGCGCATCCCGCTGGCTGATGTACCAGTTCAGATACTCGGGCAAAATCCTGTCCGGCTTGGTCACCCTTATCCTTAATAAAGGCGCGGCGACAACGGCCTTGCCCGGATCTTCGAGAAGAACCGCTGCCGTCGTTAGAGAACCGCGCGACCTGAACACCAGATCGCCTCTTTGTGCGAGGTGATGCTCTTTCATTGCCTCCATATTGATTCTCACCAAATCATCACAGCCGACCGTGTTGTCATCCAAAAGATCCTTCATCTGAATAACAGCAACTCCGCCACCTTGAGAGGCTTCGAGACGGGATCTGAACGAGTACCCCATCTGCACGGTTGCCAGCTTATTTATTTTCATCTTCATTCATTCACCTTACAATATGCTGTAATGTTATTACTGTATAACACACGAATGTGCGAGATGTTTGCCAACCCCATTTTGCAAAATTTCCATTTCTGCACTTTTAGCACCATTTGCCAGAGGGTATCCGTTCCGCATTATGGCCGAGGTTGTAATGGTACAGTCAAACAGGCCGGATCAAGTGATTGGTCTCCATCGCTACCAAAACCCGCGTATAAACACAGCGGCCATTGGGATCGAAAGCCTCCAGCCGGTCTTTCGATTGAGGATTGGCGATTTCGGAGTACGGATTGTTTTTGGGGCATAAAATCAGCATTCATAAATCCGAACTCCGCGTTTTATCGGTCGCAAATCCGATGTCCGCAATCTACCTTCCCTCTATGAATACAGAAGATTTCAAAAACAGGACAAAGGCTTTTGCCTTGAGGGTTATCCGACTGACTGAAGCTTTGCCGAAGAATCAGACGGCCAATGTGATTGGAAAGCAGCTGCTCAGGTGCGGAACGTCTGTTGGTGCTAATTACCGAGCTGCATGCCGCGCTCGCTCTACTCCCGAATTCATTGCCAAAATGGGAATTGTTGAGGAAGAGTGCGACGAAAGCATGTATTGTTGTACGAATCAGCATGCTCAGAGATATAGAACCCCGCCGGCACATTGAATCCCCTGGCCGCGATAAGGCCTCGAAGAATGTCCGGGCGATCTGTAATAAACCCATCTACACCCCATGTAATCAGTTCGATGATTCTGTCATCATTCAATTCGGTTCCTTCCATTTCCGGCCATCCCCAAACCACCACTTTCAGACCCAGTTCGTGCGCTTCCCGGCATTGCTCCAGGGTTAAATCCATCTCGTAGGGTTCCCAGCAGTCACCCCCCAGGGCTTTGATCATTTTGGGCAGTGAGTTGTCATAATCCTGCAATGTATAACCTGCCGTCCACAGACCGGTATCTTTTTCTCCGGGGGCCATGGTCGTATGGTCAGAAAGGAAGGCCGTTTTGATGGCCGGGTTCCGTTTTTCAAGTTCTAAGAGGCACTGCCAGTCAAATGCCTGGATTTCAGTGATGTCGACCACATCGTACCGCTCGAGCATCTCGGCAATGGCTTCGGCATATTCCTTCGGGCTGGCAGATAGATCGGGGTACCCCGGATCGTTTTTTATTTCAATCTGAAATCCGACCGCCCCCCCACTGATCTTCTTCACATACTGGATGCATTCTTCCAGCGTGGGAATCCTTGCACTTTCGAGCGTGCGTTGATCAGGAAAACAGGATGCGTATTCCATACCGGGCTTCAGCATACCGACGTTATAGCTTTGGATCTGCGAAAGAGACAGCTGTCGGACGGGCAGCCTCGTGGAAATCCATTGTCCCCGGGCATTACGCGTCAGATCGGGATTAAGCGTCAGGTCATGGGTTACAACCAAGACGTCATCCCGACTCATATTGACATCCATGTCCACGTAGTCACACCCAATACGCAAAGCCATCTGATAGGCAGGCAACGTCTGTTCCGGATACAAACCCCGACCGGCGCGATGGGCATAGACCTGAATCAGGCTATTCGGTGTCGGCAGGCCATTGTAACGGTCAATCGCTCGTTCTTTATGGCATCCTTCACGTCGAGTTGATTTATTTGTCACTGTGCCCCCTATCGTCTAACGTGTGCACATTCCCGTCAGAGTACGTGCACGAGTACATGCAGGATGACGCATTTTTTTCATTTTGGACGTTATTCCAGCAGTAGCAGCAGCCATTCCAATGAGACGGCGCGTCGTATCCAGCCCACAGCCGGGCTGCTGACGGCACTGGATTCGATGCCATAATTGGCACTGATCCAGTAAGTATACGACGTTTCTTTTTGGGCGGTGGTGTCGGTATAAGTTCCGTCATAGGCCACACCGAGGACCGCGGGCGCGTCATTGGTGGATCGATAAACGAGATAGCTTGCGGCGCCGGTTATGGCATCCCATGTCAGTTTTTGACTACTGCCCGGGGCATTGGTCGTCGCAACGAGATTGGTGGGAACGAGCAGGTATTCGCAGGCACCCATATCCGTGGCGGAACCGATCTGACGAGCGTTACCGGCTATATCAGTGGCATTGGTCATCCATGATGCGTTGATGCCGCTGTTGATACAGGGGGACGTCGATTGCAGTCGCAGATCGGTGCTGCTGATGCATTGCGGATCGTTGGTGATCATGCCGATAAAGGACGGATCATCGGGGGTGGTGCAGGAATAGGCAATATCAGGTATGCCGTCGACAGCGTATTCAGAAACGCCGCCGTCATCGGAATTGCCGTAAATAATTGTGTTACGGACGATGCCATCTTCTTCGATATACATCCCCCCGGTTTCCGTGGCGGCATTACCGGTGATGGTGCTGCTTTGAATCGAAGGAGCTTCATCCCCGGAAGCATTATTTACGACGGCGACCCCGCCGGCCATTTCGGCGCGGTTGCTCTGAACGACGCAGCTGCGCAGGGTTCCGCCGCCGTTAAGATACGCTCCGGCTCCCTGCCGGGCGTTGTTCTTCAAGATCATACAATGTTCCGCTGTACCGCCCATATAGAGATATAATCCGCCGCCGCAGGTTCCGGCGGTGTTATTCGACAGGACGCACTGAACCGCATTAGCTTTTTGTTCAAGGCCCAGTCCGGCGGCATGGCCGGAGGATTCATTGCAGAGCATGGTGCAGGACTGCACGGACGATAACCCGGCGGCACGTCCACCCGCGTAAGAAGGGGCACGGTTGCTTATGATGGCGGCATGGATCAGTTGTGCGCTGCCTCCAATATTTACCCCGCCGATTCCGTTCGATGCGGTATTGCCGGCGATGGTCACATTGCTGACTGTTCCTGCCAGCAGTTCCAATCCGCCGGTGAAGTAATCCGCTCCACCGGTCAGCGTCATGGTGTGGATCACGGCATTGGTGTGATTCACCTGCATGACGCGACAACGGCCGCTGGCATCCAGTACGACATCTTCTGCCGTCGGCACCCCTGCCAGCATCATGGGTTTGGTCACTTTCACGGTTGATCGAAGCGAATAAACGCCGGGCCCCACCAACGTGGTGCCGTCCACCGAGCAGGCATTGACGGCATCCTGAATATTGGTTGCGGCGGTATACCAGGTCGTAAAGGGGGAAACATGCAGGCCGCTGGGCGAAACATAATTGATAAAGCCGGATTCCACCACATGCACGGTGACCGTAGCGGACGAGACGCCGCCCCGATTTGAAGCGGTGAGCATGACCGGATAATCGCCCGTTGTACTCCACGCAGGAGTGATATGGCTGACATCGGTATAGGTGTTCGTATTATCCGCCCCCGTCAGATCCCAGCGCAGGGTTTCCGGACGTCCAAAACCGGCCGACCAGAGCGTAACGGAGCGATTTACCGGCGTGGTGAGCTGTCCCTCGATGATCACCCAGCAGGGATACGTCATATTGGTGACCACGACCTCATCGCAACCCATATCGACAAAGCTATCCTGCATACGTCCTTCACGATCCACATCGAGTTCGTTCGTACTGATGCCCGTCGCATCGCCGGCATTTCTGGCCGGAGATACGGGCAGGATGTGAGACATGAACCGGCCGGCCAGCAGGGGTTCCGCATTGGTGATATTTCCCGTGCCGGTCACGCCGGGAGTGGTCAGGCAGTAGTTTATTGCGCATTCCCCGTTCGAGGCATAGTTGTCGGGGCATTCGGGAGCCTCATTGTAATAAATAATACAATTCCGCGTGTCGTCCTTTCCGTGCCAGATCCCGCCGCCAAAACCTTCGGCGATATTGAACGTCAGCGTGCAGTTGCGCAGAACGCCCCCGGCATATAACGCGGCTCCGCCGCCGCCATAGGCACGGTTGCCGCGAATAAAGCAGTTGTTCAGCGAAGCCTCCTGATCGAGCCAGATGCCGCCGCCCTCATCTCGGGAGGTATTGGATATGATGGAACAGTGATCAGCCGTCACCCGATCGTCGGCATAGAGTCCGCCGCCACGTTGCAGTGCCACATTGTTGGCGATGTAACATTCATGAATGACAGCATCGCCCATTGCCCGTATGCCGCCGCCATCCTGCATAGCCGTATTGCATTCGACGGCACTATTGCGCAAGGTTCCGGCATACACCGATGCGCCCCCGCCCTGTGTGGCTTTGCCGTGAGTGAGGGTGAGATCATGAACCACTGCGTCCTCATGGTTGATCAACAGCACGCCGTAACGGTTTTCGCCGTCCAATATCACGTCGTCCCAGTCCGTATCCTCTGCTCCGCACAGGGTGACCGGCTTTTCAATAGAGATCGTTGATCCCTGCATATAGGTTCCGGCTCCAACCACGGTGACGCCGCCTGCGTAACAGGCATCAATTGCCGACTGAACATTGGTTGCGGATGTACTCCAGCTTGTGAAAGGCGCGGTATGCGACCCGCTCGCAGAGACGTAATTGGTAAAGGAATCCACGACGTTGACCGTGCCGGCATAGACGACCGTGCCGTCGGCATTGGACGCGGCGATTTCGAAGCTGTATAGGCCGGCATTCGTCAGGACCGGCTGGATCTGCCAGGCATTGGTGATGGACTGCATGCCGCTGCCCGTGTTGTATTGCCAAACGAAGACGCTGGCCTTGCCGGTGTTGTCCGTCTTTAGCGTGAGCGCCGTTCCCGCCACGACGTTGGTGTAATCAATGTGAATCTTCGCTGTAAGCGTGCCGCTGATGGCATCGGCATGGTATTGATCACAGCCTATATCCAGCAAATTGGGCGCACCCAGTCGAGCTTCGCCGTCGATGTCCTTTTCCCCGTCCTGTGCGGCCCGTGGACTGCCTGCGCCTCGACAGGGCGATGCGGCGGCAATATGGGGATTCTGTACACCAATCATGAGTGGATCATCGGTAATATTGTCCTCGCCCGGAAGAGTGGCGGCGGAGCAGTTGTTTTGAAAGATAGATGCCGCGTTGTTGGTGTT of Spartobacteria bacterium contains these proteins:
- a CDS encoding four helix bundle protein, which produces MNTEDFKNRTKAFALRVIRLTEALPKNQTANVIGKQLLRCGTSVGANYRAACRARSTPEFIAKMGIVEEECDESMYCCTNQHAQRYRTPPAH
- a CDS encoding restriction endonuclease subunit S, translating into MKMKINKLATVQMGYSFRSRLEASQGGGVAVIQMKDLLDDNTVGCDDLVRINMEAMKEHHLAQRGDLVFRSRGSLTTAAVLLEDPGKAVVAAPLLRIRVTKPDRILPEYLNWYISQRDAQIFLTSRAKGTVQKMISKQAIEDLEVALPSLEKQKNIVELATLSAREQTLLHTLADKREQYISTVLMQFVKGE
- a CDS encoding glycerophosphodiester phosphodiesterase; the encoded protein is MGGTVTNKSTRREGCHKERAIDRYNGLPTPNSLIQVYAHRAGRGLYPEQTLPAYQMALRIGCDYVDMDVNMSRDDVLVVTHDLTLNPDLTRNARGQWISTRLPVRQLSLSQIQSYNVGMLKPGMEYASCFPDQRTLESARIPTLEECIQYVKKISGGAVGFQIEIKNDPGYPDLSASPKEYAEAIAEMLERYDVVDITEIQAFDWQCLLELEKRNPAIKTAFLSDHTTMAPGEKDTGLWTAGYTLQDYDNSLPKMIKALGGDCWEPYEMDLTLEQCREAHELGLKVVVWGWPEMEGTELNDDRIIELITWGVDGFITDRPDILRGLIAARGFNVPAGFYISEHADSYNNTCFRRTLPQQFPFWQ
- a CDS encoding SAM-dependent DNA methyltransferase encodes the protein MSSKIDQKDINNAAWAACDTFRGVVDPAQYKDYILVMLFLKYISDVWQDHYSAYQEQYGDDEVRILRKLERERFMLPVIKLIEKNNQTGEETLLDEFPATYYSLYERRSAANIGELINIVLDHIEESNKSKLEGVFRNIDFNSEANLGKTKDRNRRLKQLLEDFNKPQLNMKPSLVSEDVIGNTYIYLIERFASDSGKKAGEFFTPLKVTELVAKLAGPKPGDRICDPACGSGGLLVQAAAEVAKQAGSDVQAGRNFALFGQESNGSTWALCRMNMFLHSFDSARVEWCDTLNSPLLIENDRLMKFNCVVANPPFSLDKWGAENAESDQYNRFWRGIPPKSKGDWAFISHMVETALEKQGHVAVVVPHGVLFRGAAEGRIRQKMIEENLLDAVIGLPGNLFPTTNIPVAILVFDRSRECAGSAEPGSAEPGNAEPQLRKVSGAAGAARSQVLFIDASREFVSGKNQNTLSTEHIDKIMRTYKERKEIEKYAHLAPFAEIKENDFNLNIPRYVDTFEEEEEIDIDAVQVEIDALEKELAAVRVKMSEKLKEIER
- a CDS encoding DUF1016 family protein — its product is MKGVPENLNLNFLRDIRAIIATAQATAVRSVEFHRVEMYWKLGERIFVEEQQEKDRAEYGSYLVQNLAINLEADFGTGFSKRQLELARQFYRTYPIANTLRSQFNWFQYRLLMRIGDESKREFYELETAKNNWNGKELERQIHAQLYERLLLSSDKESVMAVAREQRLPETAREIVKDPMYLEFLGLDKQASYYEHDLESALITHLQEFLLELGNGYTFVARQKRLLIEEDEFFADLVFYNRLLRCFVVIELKTEKMTHRDLGQLQMYVNYYDRYEKRPDENPSIGILLCPARNQGVVEMTLPQDTAIYASEYQLSLPDAKLLEQKLEEWVTEFETIEELGGIMPENLPTPDEDLKKLEKLVQKKLGGNQ